The Athalia rosae chromosome 4, iyAthRosa1.1, whole genome shotgun sequence DNA segment AcggaattttcaatattttaattcGGATAAAACGTTTGGACAACCTCGACAATAACGATAACTTTGAACGTCGAGTATTTCTTGCAAGGAAAACCTTGAAAtccgtttttatttgtttaatcCCAACTAATTGTTATACTTTCAAGTGGATTGATCTATCTCACGCTCGAGTTTCCGAGCACGAatatgatatgtatatattttcggaGCGTGACAAGCGCCAATGAATGAATATTCTTTCGAGTCGTGTGAAAAATGTACGCATTAAATCATTAGAAATATGGCTTTGAACCGTCGGTGCGACATTGACGATTATTCCAACATGCGCTTTCACTCTCCTGATATTTCTTTCCTCCGTTAAAATTAGACCGCGTTGCATGTTACAGATGTGAGAATCTAGCAAATAGAATTCCAGACAATTGCATTCATTCACTTTTCCTCGCCGCTTTTTTATTGTCTAGTCACAGGTGTATcggatatacctgtacgtatggTAGGCGAAGCACCGAAACTGATAAAATATCGATTCCCATACCCCGTTCGGTGGATATTTGTAAAAGTTTAAACAGCTGTATcgataaacaaaaaactttCCTGTATTCAGGTAATATCATATTATAAGGTCGACACAATCTCCATTCCCATTTCCTGGGGCTTGTCAATTGGAGCGTTGTATAAAGCTTATTATATTCCGCAAGCGGATAGCAATGGATACACCGTCGGTTGTCAATTTCTatttgttctcattttttttttcgatcattttgtATCGTTCTTGTTACATCCGGGTGACCGCAAATCGTTGgtttaaaataaaacgaatagtCTGTAATCTCAACttttatttgtaaaaattgtttttgttcGGAATAGTAACACCGCAACGCGGCCGTCCAggtttatatacctacttcggGTTTTTAACTTTCCGCCTTCGATCTTCTCGTCGTTTTATACGGTTTCTTATTTCTTGCAGAAGTTCTTTTTATTCCCTATACGTTACAACGTGCCTCGAAAAAATCGCtacattttttccacccgAGTTATTCATAACGTATCGATTGCATGAGGCAAAAATTTACTGGTCTCTAGAGCTCGGCTGAGATGCGCAATATTTCGTTATCTCCTTATCTTTTATCGCGATTTCGAGTCCTCCGATATCGAAGGATTGGTTTTGTCCTCACGTGATGTCCATCGATGGGTACAAACCGCGTTTATCCGCACGATTATATTCTGCTCGTTTTGTTTGCAATCGATAACTTGCACACCGTCATTGTACAGGGCTACCTCTACACGCGTATGCGACGTGAAATGCATTATGCAGTTTTGCACCTCGCGGTTTCGCGCCGATATTTCcgcggatatttttcaaacgggAAATGCTAATTAGAACGGGTTTTTTTGAGAAGACCGTCGCGTCCCTCGCTGTTCGCACGAACGAATCACTGACCTGGGTCAATTTTTCGTACCTCCCACCGGACACCCTCCCCATCCGGCTTTTTCAGAGTGTCGACTGAACTGCCGATCAATATGTCCTCGACCTCTTCTCCGACGCTACGTCAGGATTGAACAGCATTCGTATACTGTACTGGGAAACACGTATTTCCCGAATCCGAAATTGAAGAATCGCACTAGATTCTACGTGGACTTGAAATAGAGATACTCGTAGACTGCATAATGTAGAGATGTTCCTTGCGACCACTGCGGAATTATCAGCACGCTTATTTTGTTCTCCGCATATTTTCTTCCGGGTATACCGCAGTCCTATTTTCTCGATACTTATTGCGAGtctaatcgaattttttctcttcttttatcgGCGAGTACGAATATACATCTGACGACAATCAGTCGGGTGGTTATAAGCCAAACGAGAAGCCATTCTTCGCAGGTATACCGACCTAATGGAATTACCGATGCGTCAATTTGTCGTAAGGAAAAAGTTGCGTTGTTTGCTTTAATACTACAGGTAGTTTGGGGTGGTcaggatatttttattctcataacatgcggtgcaatttttttttcccccgatcgTCATTGCAGGTCGTTAGTTGGTAATTGTGATTTTCCACCGCAACAAATGCAGTCTCTATTGTACAGTGAGTGAAAGTTTTGATTTTCCCACGACTTCCGCAGTGATTGTTACGTTACCGCGAAGAACGTCTTCTTGCCTGCGCTTTAACTCATTCTCAGCAGACCCTGCATCCGATGTCCGTCGTATAAAATTTCGTCCTTCGCGAGCGAACGATGTACAGTATGTGATAATTTAAACAGGAAGTTCGCAATTCAAACCCTCGATAAACTGCACGTCTTTTATGACATTTAATCAAGCTGAATTATTCGAGTTATGCAACTATATTGCAGTAGGTGTGTATAAGTGTAGGTACACGCGGTGTAGAAACCATAATTTGCAATCGTATATACCTGTTAATTTCAACGTAACTTGCACGGTTTGCAAGACCtcggtattttatttaattgttATAAAAATGTTTTGCATGATTTGagcaatattttcattgaatcgaaatcgtttttttctcctcccagACGGCATGAGCTGGACGAACAGAATGGCTCGCCACGGGAGCGAGCGTTCGTTGCACACGTTGAGTTTGTCTTCTTCGAGAAGTTCCGGAGGTCAACCTTCCGCTACCGGGGCAAATCAGTCTCTGGATTACGTCGTGAATTCAAAGTCACCAGGTTCGTCTGCCCCGAATTGCGGCCCTCCCTCGCCCCTAACACCGTCTCCCACTTCCGCCGAGCATTCTCGCATACCCAGACCATCCCCTGCGCCTTTGAGGCGCGCCGGAAGTCTACGCGTGCGCGGGGAACATTCCCTGGGACACCAGCATCACAGGACCCCCGTGGGTTCAGCCGTCCACAATCTCCAGGGGAGCACAAGACACCCGCAGGAGTTCTTCCCCGCCATCACGGAGAATGGAGTCAGCTCACCCAGGCACCGATCTCTCGTGAGTAGAACGATTGTTTTCGTAAAAGCGTCACCTCCTCCCTTTCACCGCTCTCggaggattttgaaaaaaggagtTTTTTCGTCCAGGTGTATAAGCGTCGGGAGATCACGGATGCATACGACACGtcgatttataattttttcctgtccctgttttctcttttctattggttcgatttttagttttcaactCTTCTGCCTCATTTCCTGCACTCGCATCGAGCTCACCTGTGATTACGGCCGATGAAATCGTCGCTACCTTCTTCGGATATACGCAGATGAAATGTCTGGGCGTTATTGgcacaatgaaaaaattggcgTGTTGCGAACGAAATAATATCTTATGGTCAAGTCGGATAATTCCGAggggtttctttttgttcaaattcttTGTAAATATCGTCGGTGTAACGTTGATTGCCGATAGTATTACAGAGtttagaatagaaaattctgcCTACGGCGTACGTCCATATCTCACATATCGTAGAcccattaattattataccataAATTTACTACACACGTGTAACccggaacaaaaaatgtttcaatagTGTTCCAGTGACCGATCGTTACGTGATCGTGACCGGTACGTAGTTGAAGAGTCAACGACCGTTTGTAATTAAATTAACTTAATTAACgagaattttaattatcacATACAGAGAAATCCTCGTGAGACCTGACGTAGAAACTGTTATCTTTTATTCCAACTTGGAAATCGTGCTCGTTCAGAGAATGAGtgcgggaaaaattgaattcggaCGGCTGTTTCCTGCTTGCTATTTTTCCTCCGGGTACCAACGTAGTTCCGAATACACCTCTGAATGAAATATCTTACgagatatctctatttttAGTTACATGCCCAAATTACCGAGGATCAACCAGAGCACATTATCGGGGACTCGATCAAGTTATGTTACTGCCACTTGTGGATCGTGGGTTACAGCtacatttattttctagtATCATCGACGCAACGTTGTGCTACTCATCGGGGTGGATCTGATAATATTAGCGTGACGACTAGGCGACGTGATGTATAAAAACTAGCGCCTACAAAAGtacaatgtttatagatttttcgggagagagaaaaaaagtaaattttcatctctgaaTACGacaatttcttcattctcgTTAATAATTGAAAGTAAATTCATTTATAAACGTTCTTTTTTGACTCTCGGATACGAATTAGTTAAAATTCATTAACTAAGACATTATATGCTCCGTAAATGGAAATTAACTGATAAGAGAATCGTAACTTTCAGCTTCATTTTTCGTAGTTGAACGTTCGAATAGGTAGGTTGATTCGTTGAGAAACCCCTGACCTTTGACATCGGCGACGTTCACGCCGGCGCGGATATACCCTAGTGAACTGAcccatatacctgtacaaataTCTACATCATACATCTTCTAGCTATTCATAAATTCAACGAGGTATATTCGCGTCGCAATTTCCAATATTCATCGCGAGTAATTCATTGCGATATCATAATGTATTCATTTGCATTATGTTTTCATTAAAAGACATCACGGCCTTTTTCATCGAAACTGATCTAATCAGATTCGAAaagttcatcattttttttttgcttttcttcagCCCttgggatgcgatattttttaaacggtgtGAGTGTAACAACTTTTTCTATCGAGGATAACGTAACGGTTTTTACAGCGTCGTACGCGTGGGCAGAAATGTTGATTTAATTAGCAGTTCCGTTGGACGTCAGAACATCTGTGCCAATGATCTGCGTCACGTGTCGGTCGAAGTAAACTATTACAGTGGCTGAACTTGAATAATGATCATCAAAGTcaattcgttcctttttttaatctcatttttttccacagagTTTGTCACTGACACCGGTGCGGCCGCGAAATAGCAACGCGGCCGCAAGCCTGGGAGCTGatgatagcgatgcggatagTTTGAAGAGTTACGGAAGTGCTTGTAGCACAGCCAGCGCTTGCGACCATGCACTTTTTGCGCTAAACGGAACGACATGGTCCGGAAAGTCACGAAAATACGTGGTCCACTGTTCTAATCACAATAGTGATACGGAACGGTATCTCACACCTACGCAACGAGCGGCCAGGCAAATCAGAAAACTACAAGTAAGGCTTTGTTTTGGGAAGTAAGAAAGATGTGAGGAGTATGTTTTTGATATACTTTGGCAATGACGATAACGGTTCCTTTTAGACTCTTCTAAATGACGCTAAGAAAGATCTCGAAGAGAAGGATCGAGAAATCTTTAGATTGGCAAAAGAAGTGGTGGAGCTCCGTTTGTACAAAGCATCGCTTAACAGCCCGGACGACAGAACAGACAGCAGCGATGCTCTGACCGTCCGAGAAAATAATCCTCTTTCTCCCGAATCCCCCTGCAAAGATCTACCAGATGAGGGGTGCCTAAAGTCCCCTACTAACTTGGAGGGTCCTGAAAAAATAACTTCCGATCTGCCGTCGTCATTGGCTGACTCTGGACACTTCGAAGACAGTTCGGTTCACTCTAAAGACTCCGCTTGTTTTCCTACCACTAATAATACATTTTCAACAACTAGAGAAAATAACGATCGCGATGAGGAAAGACGAAGGATCGTTAATATGTACGAAAGTAGGATAGAGGAGATGCATCGCACGCACATTGACGAATTACAAGCACTGAAGCAAAAGCATAATGATAAGGTGAGTGATACTTCGATATCGTCTGAGAACGCGTTAAAAAGTAACGTTTATCAACAGGTGGAGAATCTCCTCACGCAATTatctgaaataaatattcgatATTGCGAAGTACGTCCGAACATGGATGCTGCGGAAACACGTACACGAGAACTTGAGGCTGAATTAGAGGCTGTGAAGAAGCAGCTTAAAGAACAGAACCTTTTATTGGATGAGCaggaggaaagaaataaacaGATGTACCTGAAAATGTATGCCAAAGGCCAAGAAGCTGCTCGTATAGAACAAGCTGACCAGGTACAAATCCAAATTTCGATACTACAAAACTTATTCATCGATCAAAATTGCAGACCTTTTGCCCTATTCATCTGATTCATCGATATTCTAGATATTAGAGCAAGCGCATCAAACGCCGTCGAAAGTCTCCGTACCTGAGCTGCTCCAGCAGTTAACCATAACGAAGGCAGAATTAGAGAATATTAAGGTAAGATGAATGGTtttcaagatattttttttctctgaaggAATCATGAAACCTATGAGAACATAATGTGATGATCTTGGGTAATTGGAGGTCACGTGTGAACAATTTGAAGTCAATCGAATGTAAGATGTTATAATAGATTACAATAGGctagaattttttatactattTTCTACGTAGTGAGTATACAATATTTTGGCAGTATCCTTACCTGAATGATCAAAAGCATTCAGAAGTCACGTTCAAAAGCTAATCAATTATCTTCTGtaggaaaattattcatcacgTAGGCTTTCACTCTCATCATTTATCTAACGCGAATGATTTTTGACGTTATTCTGGAATCACGATCTACTAACACCTTTCCCAATCGCCACTTATTACAGGATACAAGCTACACGCCTGAACCTCACATTTCAGCCGATAGTAGCAAAACTTTGTTAAGCGCTAAGGAGGCTGTTTCTCTCTGGGTCCTTGGCGTTCGTAAGGTCTGTATTCCTTACACAACTGCCGCGTGAATTCTCCATTAttctgttgaatttttcttcgactgTATTTTTCACGTGCCCAAGGACTAGGTGGTAGTATTTTCTCAAGCCAAATgtatagaaatattttcagaaatctACCCAATTCCAGATAGATCAGGGTCTAATCTAACGAGTTTTATTATTCTCCGTTGTCGATTGTATGTTCAGAAAAATCGTTCACCCAAGTCCTTGGATCGAAATATATTCAGAAAATTATGATAGTTTTGTTGGCTAGATATTGCATGTCGGTAAGCACAGTTAATgtagatattttcatttccattcagTAGACTGTTCGCATCCAGAGCACTTCGAAGAAACAGCCTCTCATGGTTTCCTGTACAAATATAAATCAGCACGCTTTTTAGTAGCACCTTATAGGTTTGAGTATCAAGCTATATTTCGTTAGTTCATAAGCGAGTGATTGGCTTGTTGTGTCTTGAAAGTGTGTAAAACGTACCTATTGCTGTCAACCCGAATGGATAATCGTAAGTATTTCATCAATTGTGAAATAAGTTTAATGAATGGGGTAGACTACGACTGATGCGCACAACTTGATTAAGAATGCCGATTGTTGATATCTTTCTTTTGATTAGCTCAGATTGTAGTCTGAGGAGTATTGATTGATAATTATGTTGACTTGGAAATTCCTAAACTAACTATCCTTCTATTTGACAATCTTAGGCAATGTATCGGCGGATAATCGAATCACGAAACAGCCAGGAAACCGTTGACCCAGAAATCACCTTACAATTCTTGAAATCAGCAGTGTACTACTTTCTCACAGACAGAGAAAACCATAATGGCCACTTAAATGCCATCGAAAGTATCCTCGGTTTCACAGAATCCGAGAAACTCAACATCGACAAGCTTTATAGATCCCTTAGAAAATAGTTATTTAATCAAAAACTATGCCTTCGTTGTTGTCCATATGTTGTTAATGATGGTGTATGGTGCTGTCCATTGTGATGGCACAAAAATCTCCCTTATATTTATCTTCAAGGGCACTATTTATGCCTTGAAAATACGGACAAGTTTCACATCAGAGAAATGGAAGTACAATTCGTACCACTAGTTTTATCTATTCTTACAAACAGCGTGAGTAAGTTTTCCCAGTGAATAGACGTTCATGTTTTAACAAAGGTCATGCAGAaatatacttattgttagagttGCCGAAAAATTCATGATTCAAAGAGGTTCGGATGCTCACAACTTTCAGTTCATAACAAAACGTGTCAAGCGGCAGCCCTTCCCATTTCGGTTTATCTAAAATTGCGATTGCCTTTGCCAAAGGCAGCATCAGACATCAACCTTTATCTTGCTGCTACTGGATAGCGAGCCGTATCAATGTATGTCATCTATCATAAATTTAGATATTTTCATGTTCTGAGATTTGTAACTACACATACTTAGTCAGTGGACTATTTCTTATCCAATTTATTAGGCATGTATTTGTAAAgttaaaattatgataattttataatccAAAGAGATTTACTATTCCTATTCATTTACAATTAGCAACCTAATAGACTGCGGtgagaaatatattatacacgtctTTTTAagaagtaaatatatatgttacttatttagaagaaaaaaaacaaattcaattacATTTTAAAATTATCCTATAgcaatattataaatttgagACTTAAAAGTTTTATGCACGACTAATGGTACTTATCATCATTCTACTTGTAAATGTAACGTATGATTGTAAAATGGAACAAATGTTTTTCTTGCAGAAGTCTGCAAGGATTCCATTACCTCCATTTTCATCAATACGAATTAAACATAATTTTGAATCTAAGAAATATCGACCCAATCCCCAAATTCAATACAGACATTACAAGTTTATTTGAACATTGCAGAACCAAGTATACCTTAGTTAAGCTTTAACCCTGGTGAAATGACGTCCagataagataaaaatgagGAGACTGAAGGAAATATCTTGCCTTTAATTCTGTGTTTGTCAAATTAGAAGCTCATCACAAGTGGGTTTGCATCGCAAATGCTCACAGATACCTTGCCACAATTGTCTCACATCGCCTCCACTGTTTAATCCCATGTATGCGAAGTTTCATTAACTGCAAAAATGGAGTTGCAGCATTTCGCAATCGAAGAAAAGTTTGACTTCTGTACTAAACCCCCACTTGTTGACTTTGAAATTGGTTTTTCACTCAACAGGTATAGTGCATACCTCAGtgcgatttttcaaagtatatATTCATAATCAAGTAAATTGATTGTGCTCAAAgacttataattttatatttacgtGAGCAGATTGCAAACCCATGTGTAATATCTGATTAGGGCTTGAGCATTCCTATTTTAAGCAGTTTTATGTATACTACATAGGCCTAGTTAGTTCATAGTACCGATGCACCCGATGTGGGAAAGAGCAGCTTTTTTAAATTCCCTGCTGTACACTATTTTTACTTCAGTACTAATATCAATTTAAGACTACCATTAAGCAGCATTTAACTGCATGTTACTAGCATACCAGGTATGAACTATgctgataaataaaaaatatattctatatTGCTCTAGAAATATTATATGACATATTCCCCAATCCATTCATCTATCGCTGTAGAGCAATGTCAAAGTCCAGTGCCAATTACTATCCATTTTGAAGAGTTTttcacaaagaaaaagaagcaaaatagAACAAAAGAATTACCCAATCCtccaataataattgatattctATCCACCATTTGTTTAGTCACTGATCTTTTTTCTTGACAGCTATGAAAGTTTTATGCTGCTATGAAACCACTTTTTACCGTCTCAAATATGTCGCAAGTGCATTATGTCATTGGTGAATGTTGGAAATGTTATTGAAAATATCCTCAGAATTTTCTCaatgatatattttatcgattttttaccacgtatttgaaaaacttgagaTGGCAAACATAACTGCGTACTATGCTACTCGAGATTATACAATACCTGCAATTGATCGACGAATCGCCGATTTGCTCAAAAGAAGAATTGGCGCTCTAGAAGGAATACCAGGGGAAAGCACAAAGGAACGCCTAGTACGTTACCCAACGATTGCTGTACATTAAAACTATTGGCACGAAGAAACAAATTGTGCTATGGGATCATCTTACTTGTCTATTTCATACCCTGATCTATCCTAAACCTGCACACTTTCTTCCACAGGCAAAATACAAAGAGAATCGGAATGCGAGACAAGCATTGTTGAAAACAACACACCAGCATGTTCTGGAAATggttgcatacattctgaatgTAGAGCCAAGCGTTTTGGAGGAGGGTATTCTTGACAAAGACgaatatgtaaatacattCAGCAGTTTTTTCGTCGAAGGTGGCAGACAAGCGATATTGGTCTGTTATCAAATGATGCCACCTCCGCCGTTTGGTAATAATGTTCTATTACGTCAACCGTTTTCAAATGCCCATTCGTCATTGTTCAATGACAAAAATTACTATTGcagtgaattttcgaaatttttccagaGTCTGGACGATGGAACCCCGCACTCGCAAAAGATGCACAAGTTTTGCGATGCTGCGTTACCGATGGATCTACCGATAAATTTTGTGGCAAATGCGTCATTGTCTATCGATGTAGATCTAACATTGACTTTGAAATGAAACAGTTACTCGAAGTAAATTACTGCGTTCATTCATTAGCGAGTCGTCTGGACGCAAATTTGAATtgtagagatttttttcttcgaaccaATACCATGATTGTACTCTTGCAGGAAACATACTATGCTTATGCGGAGGTAGATCCTTTGTCCCAAAGTGCGCTCGCTGGTATATCTGAACTTATATCGAGGTTGAATGAACCAGCCATATCATCGAATACTCTTTGGGGAGAATTAAGTAAAAGCGAAGCTGgtcagaaaataaaacaaaattttatcggAGATTTCAAGGATTTCTGCGAATTTTTATGCAGTAAGTcagaaatgaaattatcgtTTCAAAGATGATTTCCGTTTTCAATTTAGGCCTACGACATGCTTAAACTATTGTAACGTTACTTAGTGACGAAGATAGATTTGGAAGGAGCTATCAAATTCGGGATTGATTGGAATCTCTACAAACAATATTTGTCGACACCAGAAAATGTTATGGCAAATGCAACGAATGCTGAGGTCGTTCTTGAAGCAGAGAATAACGTAAAAACGTGGATGATAAGTATGGAGCATGTAAGTATTGATAGTctctaaattttcatcattgattaatttttgaaactaAATAAAACGTGCGaaggatgttgaaaaattttatcaatgtTGAATTTGTTGCGTTTGAATTTCAGGCAATTGTTGAAAGTCAGCAACTGAGGAGAGAAACCGAAACTGTCGGACCAACAGCAGAACTTATTTATTGGCGGAGAATACTAGCACAATTCTCATCCATTGTTGAGCACGTTAAATCTCAGCACACACAAATGTTTATTCAGTTGTTAATACATTCAAAATCCAAGCTTATCAAGGTACACGTTTTGTAACGtcttcaaaagttttttggaaatttttctcctaaaTCGGTTCGGCATTATTTTGATGATTTCACAACTAAAAGCGATGCTGCTGATTTTTGTCATGACAGAAATGGAGAAAACTAGATAGCCATGTGACAACGATACAAATTTTATCTCAAGATAATGTGAAATACTTGTACGCTTTGGAGAAATTCACGCAACCGTTGTATAGATTGGATCCAACTAAAATTGGCGATTATTTACCAAGCTTAATGTACGCTATAAGGATGATTTATGCAACCTCGCGGTTTTTCAATACGAGGCGTATGGTAACTGCGGTTTTTGTTAAGGTAGGAATTACGCTAT contains these protein-coding regions:
- the LOC105690314 gene encoding protein quick-to-court isoform X2, which produces MSWTNRMARHGSERSLHTLSLSSSRSSGGQPSATGANQSLDYVVNSKSPGSSAPNCGPPSPLTPSPTSAEHSRIPRPSPAPLRRAGSLRVRGEHSLGHQHHRTPVGSAVHNLQGSTRHPQEFFPAITENGVSSPRHRSLSLSLTPVRPRNSNAAASLGADDSDADSLKSYGSACSTASACDHALFALNGTTWSGKSRKYVVHCSNHNSDTERYLTPTQRAARQIRKLQTLLNDAKKDLEEKDREIFRLAKEVVELRLYKASLNSPDDRTDSSDALTVRENNPLSPESPCKDLPDEGCLKSPTNLEGPEKITSDLPSSLADSGHFEDSSVHSKDSACFPTTNNTFSTTRENNDRDEERRRIVNMYESRIEEMHRTHIDELQALKQKHNDKVENLLTQLSEINIRYCEVRPNMDAAETRTRELEAELEAVKKQLKEQNLLLDEQEERNKQMYLKMYAKGQEAARIEQADQILEQAHQTPSKVSVPELLQQLTITKAELENIKAMYRRIIESRNSQETVDPEITLQFLKSAVYYFLTDRENHNGHLNAIESILGFTESEKLNIDKLYRSLRK
- the LOC105690314 gene encoding protein quick-to-court isoform X1, producing MSWTNRMARHGSERSLHTLSLSSSRSSGGQPSATGANQSLDYVVNSKSPGSSAPNCGPPSPLTPSPTSAEHSRIPRPSPAPLRRAGSLRVRGEHSLGHQHHRTPVGSAVHNLQGSTRHPQEFFPAITENGVSSPRHRSLSLSLTPVRPRNSNAAASLGADDSDADSLKSYGSACSTASACDHALFALNGTTWSGKSRKYVVHCSNHNSDTERYLTPTQRAARQIRKLQTLLNDAKKDLEEKDREIFRLAKEVVELRLYKASLNSPDDRTDSSDALTVRENNPLSPESPCKDLPDEGCLKSPTNLEGPEKITSDLPSSLADSGHFEDSSVHSKDSACFPTTNNTFSTTRENNDRDEERRRIVNMYESRIEEMHRTHIDELQALKQKHNDKVENLLTQLSEINIRYCEVRPNMDAAETRTRELEAELEAVKKQLKEQNLLLDEQEERNKQMYLKMYAKGQEAARIEQADQILEQAHQTPSKVSVPELLQQLTITKAELENIKDTSYTPEPHISADSSKTLLSAKEAVSLWVLGVRKAMYRRIIESRNSQETVDPEITLQFLKSAVYYFLTDRENHNGHLNAIESILGFTESEKLNIDKLYRSLRK